The Dissulfuribacter thermophilus genome includes a window with the following:
- the nifE gene encoding nitrogenase iron-molybdenum cofactor biosynthesis protein NifE, with translation MNGVVLKERTGQVYEKGAGPFKLQCNLDSLPGAVSQRACVFCGSRVVLYPITDALHLIHGPIGCAVYTWDIRGALSSDRELHRFSFSTDLREKDVIFGGEKKLEAALLELIERYNPEAAFVYSTCIVGIIGDDIGAVCKRVSKKTGIKCIPVQSEGFKGNKRAGYEAACRALINLIGDGDIEGISPFSVNILGDFNLAGEIWIIKDYYRRMGIEVVSTITGDGRVKDISRAHGAKLNVVQCSGATLALAKMMKEKYGIPYIRVSYFGVDDMADALYRVADFFKDRQIMENTKALINDELNKLYPALKEFRRELAGKRAAIYVGGAFKAFSLIKAFRLLGMKVVLVGSQTGTKEDYEELEAITDPGTIIVDDSNPLELSEFLKEKKVDIFVGGVKERPIAYKLGIGFCDHNHERKEALEGFIGMYNFAKEVYSTVMSPVWRFVPRKEG, from the coding sequence ATGAACGGAGTCGTCTTAAAAGAACGTACAGGACAGGTGTATGAAAAGGGTGCCGGTCCTTTTAAGTTGCAATGCAACTTAGACAGTCTGCCTGGCGCAGTGAGTCAGAGGGCGTGTGTCTTCTGCGGCTCAAGGGTGGTGCTCTACCCCATCACAGATGCCTTGCATCTTATTCATGGTCCCATCGGCTGCGCCGTCTATACATGGGATATTCGGGGAGCCCTTTCCTCAGATCGTGAACTTCACAGATTCAGCTTCTCAACAGATTTGCGGGAAAAAGACGTGATCTTCGGTGGTGAAAAGAAACTTGAGGCAGCTCTCTTGGAACTCATCGAAAGATATAATCCAGAAGCTGCATTTGTGTATTCAACTTGCATCGTTGGGATCATTGGAGATGACATTGGTGCGGTATGTAAGAGGGTATCCAAAAAAACTGGGATCAAGTGCATTCCAGTCCAGTCTGAGGGGTTCAAGGGGAACAAAAGGGCTGGCTATGAGGCCGCCTGCAGGGCACTGATCAATTTGATAGGCGATGGAGATATAGAAGGGATCTCCCCCTTTAGCGTCAACATACTCGGAGACTTTAATCTCGCAGGAGAGATCTGGATCATAAAGGACTATTACAGACGGATGGGGATTGAAGTGGTCTCCACCATTACCGGTGATGGAAGGGTCAAAGATATTAGCAGGGCCCACGGGGCCAAGTTGAATGTGGTGCAGTGCTCTGGTGCAACCTTGGCACTGGCCAAGATGATGAAGGAAAAATACGGGATCCCGTACATAAGGGTCTCATATTTTGGTGTGGATGACATGGCTGATGCCCTCTACAGGGTGGCGGACTTCTTTAAAGACAGACAGATTATGGAAAATACAAAGGCCCTCATAAATGACGAACTGAATAAGCTCTATCCAGCTCTCAAAGAATTTCGGAGGGAACTGGCTGGTAAGAGGGCTGCCATCTATGTGGGAGGGGCATTTAAGGCCTTCTCGCTTATAAAGGCCTTCAGGCTCCTGGGAATGAAGGTGGTCCTTGTGGGATCCCAAACCGGGACCAAAGAGGACTACGAAGAGCTTGAGGCCATCACAGACCCAGGGACCATCATTGTTGATGATTCAAACCCCCTTGAGCTCTCGGAATTTCTCAAAGAAAAGAAGGTAGACATCTTTGTCGGTGGAGTGAAGGAACGGCCCATTGCATACAAGCTGGGGATAGGTTTCTGCGACCACAATCATGAGAGAAAAGAGGCCTTAGAGGGGTTCATAGGCATGTATAACTTTGCAAAAGAGGTCTATTCCACTGTCATGAGCCCGGTTTGGCGTTTTGTGCCAAGAAAGGAGGGCTAA
- a CDS encoding radical SAM protein — translation MILHPCFNEKVKGQCGRVHLPVAPKCNIKCNYCDRKYDCVNESRPGVTSTVLSPYQAVAYLKKVLEKEPRITVVGIAGPGDPFANPVETMETLRLVKKEFPDIILCLATNGLNIGPYVEELKDIGVTHVTITINAVDPKIGSKIYSWVRDGKVVYRGIKGAELLLRRQKEAIKKLKDCGITVKTNYIVIPGINDHHVADVAREMKGYGVDLFNCMAMFPNPGAPFGTLPQPSKDEMDRVRAIAEEYLPQMRHCTRCRADAVGLLEADRTDEFRGCLSACSKLSIDGSKDRKYVAVATREGILVNQHLGEATSLEIWGKSGDGFKLICKRETPPPGTGIRRWVKLSQLLFDCKYLLVSGIGENPRQILEKSGIRPIEMSGFIEEGLDAIFNDGNINAFKKRKKACCSGGMGRKGCL, via the coding sequence ATGATATTACATCCATGTTTCAACGAAAAGGTCAAGGGACAATGCGGCAGAGTGCATCTTCCTGTGGCTCCAAAATGTAATATTAAATGTAATTACTGTGATAGGAAGTACGACTGTGTAAATGAAAGCAGGCCTGGTGTCACAAGCACTGTGCTTTCGCCATATCAAGCAGTTGCCTATTTAAAGAAGGTCCTAGAAAAAGAACCCCGTATCACAGTTGTAGGCATTGCCGGCCCTGGGGATCCGTTTGCAAACCCAGTGGAGACAATGGAGACCTTGAGGCTTGTTAAAAAGGAATTTCCAGACATCATACTCTGTCTTGCCACAAATGGTCTAAATATTGGTCCATATGTAGAGGAACTTAAAGATATTGGCGTAACCCACGTGACCATCACTATCAACGCAGTGGACCCCAAGATTGGGAGCAAGATATATAGCTGGGTAAGGGATGGAAAGGTGGTTTATAGAGGCATAAAGGGCGCTGAATTGCTGCTTAGAAGGCAAAAAGAGGCCATAAAAAAATTAAAAGATTGTGGTATCACCGTAAAGACTAACTATATAGTGATCCCTGGTATAAATGATCATCATGTAGCTGATGTGGCCAGGGAAATGAAGGGCTACGGCGTGGATCTCTTCAATTGTATGGCCATGTTTCCCAATCCTGGAGCCCCATTTGGAACGTTGCCTCAGCCGTCAAAGGACGAAATGGATCGCGTAAGGGCCATTGCAGAGGAATACCTTCCCCAGATGCGCCACTGTACAAGGTGTAGGGCAGATGCAGTGGGGTTATTGGAGGCGGATAGAACAGACGAATTCAGGGGATGTCTATCAGCGTGCTCCAAGCTTTCCATTGATGGTTCGAAGGACCGCAAATATGTAGCAGTGGCTACCAGGGAAGGGATATTGGTAAATCAACATCTGGGTGAAGCAACATCCCTAGAGATATGGGGAAAGAGTGGAGATGGTTTCAAGTTGATTTGTAAAAGGGAAACACCACCTCCTGGAACTGGTATACGTCGCTGGGTAAAGCTGTCCCAACTCCTCTTTGATTGTAAATATCTTTTGGTAAGCGGGATTGGTGAAAATCCAAGACAGATCCTTGAGAAGTCGGGTATAAGACCCATAGAGATGTCAGGTTTCATTGAAGAGGGATTAGATGCCATCTTCAATGACGGTAACATCAACGCCTTTAAAAAGAGAAAAAAGGCCTGTTGTTCTGGGGGCATGGGGCGAAAAGGATGCCTTTAG
- a CDS encoding nitrogenase component 1, with translation MKQYVSTTNACKLCRPIGACLAFRGVEGAVPFLHGSQGCATYMRRYIISHFGEPIDIASSALGEKHAVFGGGPNLKQGIINVIKKYEPSLIGVATTCLTETIGDDVSMMLDEFKREFLADADSPILINTSTPSYAGTHMEGFRGATRSIVEKLAQHRLTSAEEKRVNLLPGFLSPQDIRYLKELSRDFELPLTILPDLSETLDAPILLEYPKIPAGGTPIDAIRDMGSACASIEFGRTVSDELSAALYLRERFGVQDFRIGTPIGIRESDRFFSLLEKISGKKTPSFHREERDRLIDAMVDGHKYVFGKKVVVYGEEDLVVGITSFLAEIGARPVLCATGGKSGRFKSAIKSVVDGILRDLPEIREDVDFWEIEELTRQLEPDLIMGHSKGYKISRALGIPLIRIGFPIHDRIGGQRILHIGYRGAQMLFDRVANAIIAKKQRDSDIGYGYF, from the coding sequence ATGAAACAATACGTATCAACCACCAATGCCTGTAAACTCTGTAGACCCATAGGGGCATGTCTTGCCTTCAGAGGGGTTGAAGGAGCAGTACCCTTTTTACACGGGTCTCAGGGGTGTGCAACCTATATGAGACGATACATCATAAGTCACTTTGGAGAACCCATAGATATAGCTTCATCAGCCCTGGGGGAAAAGCACGCCGTATTTGGCGGCGGCCCCAATCTCAAACAGGGGATCATAAATGTTATCAAAAAGTACGAGCCCTCTCTAATTGGTGTTGCCACCACCTGTCTCACTGAGACTATTGGCGACGATGTCTCCATGATGCTCGATGAGTTCAAGAGGGAATTTCTGGCTGATGCAGATAGCCCAATCCTCATTAATACCTCCACCCCAAGTTATGCAGGGACCCATATGGAGGGTTTCAGAGGGGCAACTAGAAGCATCGTAGAGAAACTGGCCCAGCATCGGCTTACAAGTGCAGAAGAAAAAAGGGTGAATCTCCTGCCTGGTTTTTTGTCGCCCCAGGATATCAGATACTTGAAAGAGCTATCTCGAGATTTTGAACTTCCACTCACTATTCTGCCGGACCTATCAGAGACTCTTGATGCTCCAATACTGCTGGAATATCCGAAGATTCCTGCTGGTGGAACCCCTATAGATGCCATCAGAGACATGGGTAGCGCCTGTGCATCTATTGAGTTCGGTCGTACGGTTTCAGATGAGTTGTCTGCGGCATTATATCTTCGTGAGAGGTTTGGAGTCCAGGACTTTAGGATAGGAACGCCAATAGGCATACGAGAGTCAGATCGTTTTTTCAGTCTTCTGGAAAAGATTTCAGGGAAAAAGACCCCATCCTTTCACAGAGAGGAAAGGGATAGGCTCATCGATGCCATGGTAGACGGCCACAAGTATGTCTTTGGAAAGAAGGTCGTGGTCTATGGTGAGGAGGATCTGGTGGTGGGCATAACCTCATTTTTAGCAGAGATAGGTGCAAGGCCTGTTCTCTGTGCCACAGGAGGAAAGAGCGGAAGGTTCAAGAGCGCAATCAAGTCCGTTGTAGACGGTATCTTGAGGGATTTACCAGAGATTAGAGAAGATGTGGACTTTTGGGAGATAGAAGAGCTTACAAGGCAGCTGGAGCCAGATCTCATTATGGGGCACAGCAAAGGTTACAAGATCTCGAGGGCCCTTGGAATCCCACTTATTCGCATAGGATTTCCCATTCACGATCGTATAGGTGGACAGCGAATTCTTCACATAGGCTACCGAGGGGCCCAGATGCTATTTGACAGGGTAGCGAATGCAATCATCGCCAAGAAACAAAGAGATTCTGACATAGGTTACGGATATTTTTAA
- the nifD gene encoding nitrogenase molybdenum-iron protein alpha chain: protein MTAVIEEKRRDIDFDIEDVVENIIRVYPTKVAKKRRKHIVVRDPSEPQEIEANVRTVPGIITQRGCCFAGCKGVVIGPIVDMIHIVHGPIGCSYYSWMTRRNQGVPREDGHYYLEYCFSTDMQEDNIIFGGEKKLRAAIREAYEIFKPKAISIHATCPVGLIGDDIHTVAKEMSKELGIDIVAFSCEGYRGVSQSAGHHIANNGLFEHIVGKDDIELDGYTVNCLGEYNIGGDAWEIERILDRCGIKVASTFSGNGSYTEYRRAHMANVNLVQCHRSINYMAEMMETKFGIPWIKVNFIGVKATSKSLRKLAAFFEDDALTEQIEKVIEEEERAAEEAIAPYRERLEGKTAFLFVGGSRAHHYQDLFRDLGMKTIVAGYEFAHRDDYEGRDVLPYIKVDADSRNIPELDVEPDPERFKPRKDPEKLKKLKEMGIVDTYEGMMKDMGSGTLVVDDISHFELEYLMKELKPDIVCSGIKDKYVIQKMGVPSKQLHNYDYSGPFAGYKGAVNFAKEIDMLINNPSWSFAKAPWEASPLIKGALIIE, encoded by the coding sequence ATGACTGCTGTAATAGAAGAAAAGAGGCGAGACATAGATTTCGATATAGAAGACGTCGTTGAAAATATTATAAGGGTCTATCCAACAAAGGTGGCCAAAAAGAGGAGAAAACACATTGTTGTACGAGACCCTTCAGAACCTCAGGAAATAGAGGCCAATGTCCGTACGGTGCCAGGAATAATTACCCAGCGCGGTTGCTGTTTTGCCGGGTGTAAGGGAGTTGTCATAGGCCCAATAGTGGACATGATTCACATAGTCCATGGGCCGATTGGCTGCTCTTACTATTCCTGGATGACCCGCAGAAACCAGGGGGTTCCAAGGGAAGACGGGCACTATTACCTGGAATATTGTTTCTCCACAGACATGCAGGAGGACAATATCATCTTCGGAGGTGAGAAAAAGTTAAGGGCCGCAATACGAGAGGCCTATGAAATCTTTAAACCCAAGGCCATAAGCATTCACGCAACGTGCCCTGTAGGCCTTATTGGCGATGACATTCATACCGTTGCCAAGGAAATGAGTAAAGAGCTTGGCATCGATATAGTTGCCTTCAGTTGTGAAGGATATCGTGGTGTTAGCCAGTCTGCAGGCCATCATATAGCAAATAATGGCCTTTTTGAACACATTGTTGGAAAAGATGACATAGAGCTGGACGGTTACACAGTAAACTGTCTGGGAGAATACAACATTGGTGGAGATGCGTGGGAGATTGAACGCATCCTTGATCGCTGTGGTATCAAGGTGGCCTCTACCTTTAGCGGTAACGGTTCCTACACTGAATACAGGCGTGCTCACATGGCAAACGTCAACCTCGTTCAGTGTCACCGTTCAATAAATTACATGGCAGAGATGATGGAGACTAAGTTCGGTATTCCATGGATTAAGGTGAATTTCATTGGCGTAAAGGCCACTTCAAAATCTCTTAGAAAGCTTGCAGCCTTCTTTGAGGACGATGCCCTTACAGAGCAGATTGAAAAGGTTATTGAAGAAGAAGAAAGAGCGGCTGAAGAGGCCATAGCTCCTTACAGGGAAAGGCTTGAGGGCAAGACCGCTTTCCTCTTTGTAGGAGGCTCCAGGGCCCACCATTATCAAGATCTTTTTAGAGATCTTGGAATGAAGACCATTGTGGCAGGCTATGAGTTTGCCCACAGGGATGATTACGAAGGACGTGATGTACTCCCTTACATTAAAGTCGATGCAGACAGTAGGAACATCCCAGAACTTGATGTAGAGCCTGATCCAGAGCGTTTTAAACCAAGGAAAGACCCTGAGAAGCTTAAAAAATTGAAGGAAATGGGCATCGTAGACACCTACGAGGGAATGATGAAGGACATGGGGTCTGGGACCCTGGTGGTAGACGATATCAGCCATTTCGAACTCGAATACCTAATGAAAGAACTGAAGCCAGACATTGTCTGTTCAGGCATTAAGGACAAGTACGTAATCCAGAAGATGGGGGTGCCATCTAAGCAGCTTCACAACTACGACTATAGCGGTCCCTTTGCTGGCTATAAAGGCGCAGTGAATTTTGCAAAGGAAATCGACATGTTAATCAATAATCCGTCGTGGTCCTTTGCAAAGGCCCCATGGGAAGCATCTCCACTCATAAAGGGCGCTCTTATTATTGAGTAG
- a CDS encoding P-II family nitrogen regulator, giving the protein MMTMIRAIVRPEKSDAVMSALLDAGYPAVTKIEVYGRGKQRGIKVGDVYYDELPKVMLFTVVPEEEKDLVVKAIMESAKTGEKGAFGDGKIFVSPVEEIYTISSGTKEA; this is encoded by the coding sequence ATGATGACAATGATAAGGGCCATAGTGAGGCCTGAAAAATCCGACGCGGTGATGAGTGCCCTTCTCGACGCAGGATATCCAGCAGTCACAAAGATTGAGGTCTATGGAAGGGGAAAGCAGAGGGGAATCAAGGTAGGGGATGTCTACTATGACGAACTTCCCAAGGTAATGCTCTTTACAGTTGTCCCTGAAGAAGAAAAGGACCTCGTGGTCAAGGCCATAATGGAGAGTGCAAAGACAGGAGAAAAGGGCGCCTTTGGTGACGGCAAGATCTTCGTCTCCCCAGTTGAAGAGATCTACACCATCAGTTCAGGGACAAAGGAGGCGTGA
- a CDS encoding gamma-glutamylcyclotransferase family protein, with amino-acid sequence MSEDYLFVYGTLKKGFVNHSYLRGAKFVGKAYTKSKYALYVGEYPFVVKNQPLSNIFGELYEINEAILSHVDELEEHPDLYCREKVPVIIEEKEEEVLAWIYFFPRPRGRLVRDGVFK; translated from the coding sequence ATGAGTGAGGATTATCTTTTTGTTTACGGGACACTAAAGAAGGGCTTTGTGAATCACTCATATCTTAGGGGTGCCAAATTTGTTGGTAAGGCATATACCAAATCAAAATATGCACTCTATGTGGGGGAGTACCCATTCGTTGTCAAGAATCAGCCTCTTTCCAACATTTTTGGTGAATTATATGAAATTAATGAAGCGATCCTATCTCACGTGGATGAGCTAGAGGAACATCCTGACTTATACTGTAGGGAAAAGGTCCCTGTTATAATTGAAGAGAAAGAGGAAGAGGTCTTGGCTTGGATATACTTTTTCCCAAGACCCAGGGGAAGGCTTGTAAGGGATGGGGTCTTCAAGTAG
- a CDS encoding P-II family nitrogen regulator, with protein MKEVVAVIRINKMNQTKEALVQAGFPAFTATKVMGRGKKALDQKLVAAIEENPEDSLDALSLVAQGPRLMPKRMVKLVVPDSAVSEVVETIIKVNQTNSPGDGKIFVLPISDVVRVRTGETGEQAIDEMMSA; from the coding sequence ATGAAGGAAGTGGTTGCCGTCATAAGGATAAACAAGATGAACCAGACCAAAGAGGCCCTTGTCCAGGCTGGATTCCCCGCATTTACAGCGACAAAGGTGATGGGAAGGGGGAAAAAGGCACTGGACCAGAAGTTGGTCGCCGCCATCGAGGAAAACCCTGAAGACAGTCTGGATGCCCTCTCCCTGGTGGCTCAGGGACCGAGGCTAATGCCAAAACGAATGGTGAAGTTGGTGGTACCTGATAGTGCTGTGAGTGAGGTGGTTGAGACAATAATCAAGGTGAACCAGACTAATAGCCCGGGAGATGGGAAGATATTCGTCTTACCTATTTCAGACGTAGTAAGGGTTAGAACTGGCGAGACCGGAGAACAGGCAATTGATGAGATGATGAGTGCCTGA
- the nifK gene encoding nitrogenase molybdenum-iron protein subunit beta, with protein MLNMTPKEIFERKALRINPAKTCQPIGALYASLGIHNCLPHSHGSQGCCAYHRSHLTRHYKEPIMASTSSFTEGSSVFGGGANLRQALKTIFQVYDPEIVAVHTTCLSETIGDDLPSLIKKAREDGIIPEGKFVIHTNTPSYVGSHVTGFSNMTAAMVKYFAKKNGASKDTINVVPGYVEPSDMREIKRLVGQMGIKYILFPDTSDVLDSPQRARFSMYPKGGVKIEDLKDTGSSKITLSLGKFASEGAATLLDQMCEVPYKVLDLPIGIAATDRFIEALIEVTGKEPPESITDERGRVVDIMTDMLQYFHGKKVAVFGDPDQVISMTEFLVHLGMKPVHIVTGTPGKYFERRIKEIVKGVVDNPNVKAFGDLFLLHQWIKNEPVDLLIGNTYGKYIARAEDIPFVRFGFPILDRIGHSYFPTVGYRGAMRLLEKMLDALLDRQDRDAPDSKFELVM; from the coding sequence ATGCTCAACATGACACCAAAAGAGATATTTGAAAGAAAGGCCTTGAGAATAAATCCTGCCAAGACCTGTCAACCTATTGGGGCCCTTTATGCATCACTTGGTATCCACAACTGTCTTCCCCATAGCCATGGGAGCCAGGGCTGTTGTGCATATCACAGGAGCCATCTAACACGTCATTACAAAGAGCCCATAATGGCATCTACAAGTTCATTTACTGAAGGCTCCTCAGTCTTTGGAGGGGGTGCAAATCTTAGACAGGCCTTGAAGACCATATTTCAGGTCTATGACCCAGAGATCGTGGCAGTACATACCACGTGTCTGTCTGAGACCATTGGAGACGATCTCCCAAGCCTAATAAAAAAGGCGAGGGAAGACGGGATAATTCCTGAGGGAAAGTTCGTAATCCATACAAATACACCAAGCTATGTGGGTTCGCATGTCACTGGATTCTCCAACATGACAGCGGCCATGGTCAAGTATTTTGCGAAAAAAAATGGTGCCTCTAAAGACACCATAAACGTCGTTCCAGGATACGTTGAGCCATCTGACATGCGCGAGATCAAGAGACTGGTTGGTCAAATGGGGATAAAGTACATACTCTTCCCCGATACCTCAGACGTCCTTGACTCGCCACAGAGGGCGCGATTCAGCATGTATCCAAAGGGAGGAGTGAAAATTGAGGATCTCAAGGACACAGGATCATCAAAGATTACGCTTTCCCTGGGAAAATTTGCATCAGAAGGTGCGGCAACACTCTTGGATCAGATGTGTGAGGTACCATACAAGGTCCTTGATCTACCCATAGGTATTGCGGCAACAGACAGGTTCATCGAGGCCCTCATTGAAGTTACTGGCAAAGAGCCCCCTGAATCCATAACAGATGAAAGGGGGAGGGTCGTGGACATAATGACTGATATGCTCCAGTATTTTCATGGAAAAAAGGTCGCCGTATTTGGAGATCCAGACCAGGTGATTAGCATGACGGAATTCCTGGTTCATCTCGGAATGAAACCCGTACACATAGTCACAGGGACTCCTGGTAAGTACTTTGAAAGACGCATAAAGGAAATAGTTAAAGGCGTGGTGGACAATCCGAATGTAAAGGCCTTCGGGGACCTCTTTTTGCTCCATCAGTGGATCAAAAATGAACCAGTTGATCTGTTGATTGGTAATACCTACGGCAAATACATTGCAAGGGCCGAAGACATCCCGTTTGTGCGTTTTGGATTCCCAATTCTAGACAGGATCGGTCATAGCTACTTCCCAACCGTGGGCTATAGAGGGGCTATGAGATTACTTGAAAAGATGCTCGATGCCCTTCTGGACAGACAGGATCGAGATGCCCCAGATTCCAAATTCGAACTTGTAATGTAG
- the nifH gene encoding nitrogenase iron protein, translating to MRKIAIYGKGGIGKSTTTQNTVAGLAEMGKRVMIVGCDPKADATRLMLGGMAQKTVLDTMREEGEDVELDDVMKEGFKGVRCVESGGPEPGVGCAGRGIITSISLLEQLGAYDDEHELDYVFYDVLGDVVCGGFAMPIREGKAEEIYIVLSGEMMAMYAANNISKGIRKYAESGKVRLGGLICNSRKVDREEELIRAFAERLGTQMLYFVPRDNIVQKAEIHRKTVIDYSPDHPQADHYRNLAKAIEDNDMFVIPKPMTQDELESLLMEYGLYD from the coding sequence ATGAGAAAAATTGCTATTTACGGAAAAGGCGGAATTGGAAAGTCAACCACCACCCAGAATACAGTGGCTGGCCTTGCCGAGATGGGCAAGCGCGTGATGATCGTTGGTTGCGACCCAAAGGCAGATGCTACAAGGCTCATGCTGGGCGGCATGGCTCAAAAGACAGTGCTGGATACCATGAGAGAAGAGGGTGAGGACGTTGAACTCGATGACGTCATGAAAGAGGGATTCAAGGGCGTGAGATGTGTGGAGTCTGGTGGGCCTGAACCAGGCGTTGGTTGCGCTGGAAGGGGTATCATTACATCCATCAGTCTCCTTGAACAACTAGGAGCATATGATGATGAGCATGAACTCGATTACGTCTTTTACGATGTCCTTGGAGACGTTGTCTGTGGTGGGTTCGCCATGCCAATTCGTGAAGGTAAGGCAGAGGAGATCTATATCGTTCTATCTGGCGAGATGATGGCGATGTATGCCGCCAACAACATTAGTAAGGGCATCAGGAAGTATGCAGAGTCTGGGAAGGTGAGGCTTGGCGGTCTCATCTGTAACAGCAGGAAGGTCGACAGGGAGGAAGAGCTCATCCGGGCCTTTGCAGAAAGGCTTGGGACACAGATGCTCTATTTTGTCCCCAGAGACAATATAGTCCAAAAGGCTGAGATCCACAGAAAGACTGTCATAGACTATTCCCCTGATCATCCACAGGCAGACCATTATAGAAACCTGGCAAAGGCCATCGAGGACAATGACATGTTCGTCATCCCGAAACCAATGACTCAGGACGAACTCGAATCTCTTCTCATGGAATACGGTCTATACGACTAA
- the nifA gene encoding nif-specific transcriptional activator NifA: MRTNIIQKGTRSRMTFIKTNDLNIKGLELETLYEIAKLIGSALDLDKALNKVLYILNKRLKMERATLLLLDESGTTLKIRASYGLTPEQEKRGIYKISEGVCGKVFRTATPFVVKDVNSEPLFLNKTGARKNLKKGTISFIGVPIVLNNEAVGVLTVDRLFGPNISFEEDISFLSVVATLIGQFLLLNNAIKLKHAKLVEENLDLKAELQSKYSFPNIVGNSKALRDIFKIIKRVAPSTATVLILGESGTGKELIARAIHQASDRANGPFIKVNCAALPENLLESELFGHEKGAFTGASSKRMGRFELAHGGTLFLDEIGEMPISIQAKLLRVIQEREFERLGGTKTISVDVRLIAATNRDLHDEVSKGRFREDLYYRLNVVPIPIPPLRSRKSDIPPLIDHFLRESNKRHKRHVTISKEALDILLKYNWPGNVRELENLIEQLVIMSETSRILPQNLPMYINVDEKVACSNHRPPTRNEGHNEETVTQATTLKELERREIISALARNGWIQARAARELGLTQRQIGYKIKKYNIKFPWEYEN; encoded by the coding sequence ATGAGGACCAATATCATTCAAAAAGGGACCCGGAGTCGTATGACTTTCATTAAAACAAATGACCTTAATATAAAAGGGCTGGAACTCGAGACACTTTACGAGATAGCTAAGCTCATAGGTTCAGCTCTAGATCTGGACAAAGCCCTTAACAAGGTGTTGTACATCCTAAACAAGAGACTAAAAATGGAGAGGGCAACCCTCCTATTGTTAGATGAATCTGGGACTACCCTTAAGATAAGGGCATCGTATGGACTGACCCCAGAACAGGAAAAAAGGGGAATTTATAAGATTTCCGAAGGGGTGTGCGGAAAGGTATTTAGGACTGCCACCCCTTTCGTAGTTAAAGACGTAAATAGCGAACCACTATTTCTGAACAAGACTGGGGCTAGAAAAAATCTCAAAAAAGGCACTATTTCGTTTATAGGTGTCCCTATCGTATTAAACAATGAGGCCGTTGGGGTATTGACCGTGGATAGGCTCTTTGGGCCCAATATCTCGTTTGAGGAAGACATCAGTTTTCTATCTGTAGTTGCCACCCTAATCGGACAATTTCTACTCCTAAATAATGCCATCAAACTCAAACACGCCAAACTCGTTGAAGAGAATCTGGATCTAAAGGCTGAACTCCAGAGCAAATACAGTTTTCCCAATATAGTGGGGAACTCTAAGGCCCTTAGAGACATCTTTAAGATAATAAAGAGAGTCGCACCAAGCACTGCCACAGTGCTCATATTAGGAGAATCAGGGACTGGTAAGGAATTAATAGCAAGGGCGATTCATCAAGCTAGCGACAGGGCAAATGGCCCATTCATCAAGGTGAATTGTGCTGCGCTACCAGAAAATCTCCTAGAAAGTGAGCTCTTTGGCCATGAAAAGGGCGCCTTTACAGGGGCCAGCTCCAAGAGAATGGGGCGCTTTGAACTTGCCCACGGAGGCACACTGTTTCTGGACGAAATAGGAGAGATGCCAATCTCTATCCAGGCCAAGCTCTTGCGAGTAATCCAGGAAAGGGAATTCGAGAGGCTTGGGGGCACCAAGACCATATCCGTGGACGTGAGGCTGATTGCTGCAACCAACAGAGACCTCCACGATGAGGTTTCAAAGGGAAGATTCCGAGAAGATTTGTACTATAGGCTAAATGTAGTACCAATTCCAATACCGCCCTTGCGGTCACGAAAATCGGATATCCCCCCCCTAATAGACCATTTCTTGAGGGAAAGTAACAAGAGGCACAAAAGACATGTCACTATATCAAAGGAAGCCCTTGACATCCTCCTAAAATACAACTGGCCTGGTAATGTGAGAGAACTGGAAAATCTAATTGAACAGCTCGTAATAATGTCTGAAACTTCGCGGATCCTGCCTCAGAACTTACCTATGTACATAAATGTCGATGAAAAAGTAGCCTGCTCCAACCACAGACCGCCAACCAGAAATGAAGGGCATAACGAAGAGACCGTAACACAAGCTACAACCCTAAAGGAACTGGAAAGGCGGGAAATAATATCTGCCCTCGCTAGAAATGGTTGGATACAGGCAAGGGCTGCCAGAGAACTGGGGCTTACGCAAAGGCAAATTGGTTATAAGATAAAAAAATATAATATAAAATTTCCATGGGAGTATGAAAACTAA